The Bombus pascuorum chromosome 11, iyBomPasc1.1, whole genome shotgun sequence genome includes the window CCGAGTCTGGTAAatacgttaaataataattaaacctTCGTATATATCTTTTGCTTCTCGATTTACAACGTTAACGTTAGTTTCTGTTTAGAAGAACCGACGAAATGTGGCCAGAACGAAGAGTACACGACGTGCGATCTTTGTGCAAAAAATTGCGAAAATCCCTTTCGAGAAATTTGCTCGTCAAAGGTAAgcaagaagaataaaatatagcaggATCTTGATCGTCAGAACACCGATTAGAGGAAAAAGACAAAGTTACTGGAAAATCAACGTTTTATTATgcaagaattaattaaaacggaGATTCGTTGTCTCTGTTTCAGTCTTGCATAAAGGCttgtaaatgtaaatcggGATACTACAAGGACAGTGGGGGCGTGTGCGTGTCTATCATAGCTTGCATCGTCGATAGTATCAGAAATCGAAGTGAGTAATCACCGATATACGCAGAATATACAGAACTGTATCAAATATGCAAGATACGATTCTCGTTATATTTGGTGAATGAAAAACGAGATTCCACTTTtgtattcttatttataaaaatatagaaaaatatggaTACAGACAAGGATGCACAGTTTCTAATCGTTagaagaaacaagaaatgAGAAATCTcctgaaataattattcttttcgtAGTTCCACGGGTAACAGAGCGAAGCGATTCCTCTTCGACGAATACGTCATAGCCAAGGTGCTAAAATCGAACAGGTGTTTATCCATGTTTGGAAGGAGGAAGTTTAAAGTGTACAAGTAGAACGAGAATTACGCGTATTGTGTACCATATTcgggaagaaaaataaatatttatctgcTGTTGCttgttcgattttaataacatCTGTCGCAGTATATCTcttgatatgtatataaatgtttcccatatgtacatactttaAGCGAAGTACAGTCAGTCGTATGAATTTCTGCGAATCTTGACCGATGTCAAAGACCACGACCTCTCcagattataattttgttaattgcTCGTCTTGAACGATACCGATATTATCTCACGatacttattttttcaaaacacACGTTACATCGAAGaataattcgaagaaaatatttactatgGAATCGTTgtacttaaatttatttaattgccAAAACAAGGTGCATTTGCCACCGATTAAAgattattgtacaattatcTAATCGCATGACAATTTTCTAATCAACGGTGTATTTACTTCGAATGGTACTCCGGGTCAAGTACCGTCGATTTATCGATCAACATCTAACGTACGCTTCTAGAAGCATCCTCCGACCAGTTGGAGCTTTTTCAAAGAcatctctttctttcctacATTTCTGTCGTTAggatatttcttaaattcgaGGAGAATTAGAAAAGATCGTGACTTAGAAACGACGAgacaaaaatttttgttaaacgttaaatattatttctctgCGGCAGAGCCGAGTCTTGACCAAACTGCTGCGACTTCTCTAAATATTCCAGAagcttgaaaaattcaaatggCTCAGAGAAAACAGCCATCTTTCTCGAATATACTCTGTTCGTTTCTAAGAAGATCTCGGCAAAGATCAAATAGCGTAAAGTCAACCAACGACGAGCTAGGGATACGAGGACATTTGCCGAAGATAAGCACTCCCACTGCTATCAAAGGCGCGATCTGTTTCTCTCGATACTATCGCGATCGTTCGAAGACCTAACAACCTACTAAATTCGCAGCTTCTTGTCCTGATGTATAAAGATGTACGAAGATGCACGCAAATGGTCAAATTAGCGACCACGATAAGTATTTGCACGCCACTTTCCTATggctacaaaaatttaatgcTGCGGAAATGAAATTAGGAGTTTGACAAAAAAACGTTGCGTAAAAGATAAGGATGCGTAGCGACGGCGAATGGCGATATTTGTGCCATGAAATGAGCTACGACGATCGCAAAACGTCCCTTGCCTGCTTTACCAAAAGGAATTCTAttaaaagaggagagaaaaaataCCAGAAAGGATACTAACATCGACACTCGACTAAGTATTGCTTGCTAAATTTCGGTGCGCGCGATCGTCAATCTCTTTTGTTACGCTTAGGCGAAACGAATTCGCGACTAAACTTGCGAAACGACGGGAACCGTGGAAAGACGCGACAGCCACGGGCGACTTCTTGGAAGAAAGGAGATTGTACGGTAAACACGAGTCGAAATAGCCAGAATTGGATGGCAAAGGTcgttatccgtaatctcgtttTACGAATTTCGAATATGGTTTTTCCAATGATTTCGTTCACCGAAACGACGCCAACTTTCCTTCGAGATCACGACGGGGACGATATGGCGAAAGAGAAGCTTGTTCGTATCAACGAGCAACGATTAATGGTACAGGCAAAGATTAGAAGCGAACAGGTACTCGACTCTTcgataaataaacgataacATTACGTAGGAAACGACGTCGGTTATTTCCTTAAAGTATTGAAGTTTTTCCTGGACCTCGCTCAGGTGATCTAACGGAATAACGTGCTAATAAGATACGCGAGAACGATAGGTACGCTAACGAGCAAAACTATCCGAATAGTTGCAGCGGATCGCGAAAGAATATCGCGCTTGTGGAAACTGGCAAAGTGCGGACAGTCAGTTATTcgttacattaataaattGGGATAATTAACGAGACCATTTTTAAcgctaattatatttttcgcaATTATATGTTTACAATaagtttctatatacattttcgaattggtttcaaattttaaagaataaagaatgcTTGTTGCACGGAACAAGAATTTAGTCACGAGAGGATTTGATTTTCTCGTCGAACAGCTGATTACACGGATTCCAATCGTACGGATTCAGCGATTAAGCGCAAAAGTGTCACTGTGAGATTTGCATCACCTCGTTCGTTGTTTGCTACGCGTATATTTCATCGATAGACGAGATATCGGCACCGATAATCAGCGAAAAGATTGCCACGAGCTATCGCTAGTCTGGATATGACGAAGTAGTTAAACGATGAATCGGGAGAATAGCGTGAGTCGGTTACGACAAAAATTTTGGAAGCACGGTAAGCGAAAAGGGGGAGTGGAGTGTGAAAGTCATGCGTCGGATTGTATAAAAGCGCGAGCGACAGAAGGAACAACTCAATCGTAACAGACGCAACGTAGGTCCATCGTAGTTCTTCAAATCTCAACGTTGTTTCCACGACGATAATCGCCATGACTCGTGCAGTAGTTCTTCTCCTACTCGTCGTAGCTGTCGCGTACAGCAGTAAGTAAACAGAAATTACGTTACGTTTTCATTCAACGCGAGGCTTATTACCTTTCCTTTACCTTTGtctcttaatttttttaattaaaaataatattatattttacttggatattaaaaataaagtagtGTCATTGACGtaatgtagtaatataattaatataaaatgtaaagaatagaaattgaaaaataaagtatctcagatataagaaaagaatgtaaaaagaattttcttcagtttttaatttttatttcgccgTACGATTACACCGCGATTATTTATCAAACTTTATCGAATCTATCCATTCAACGATTAATTACAGGCGCGTATCCTCAAGGGTCGGAGGTTAATCAGGAATGCGGTCCAAACGAGGAGTTCAATTCTTGTGGATCCGCGTGTGTGGACACCTGTGAGAAACCAGCATCGCCTATCTGCACTATGGTCAGTGTCTCGTGATATAtacatttgaataaaatttgaactCTTCGATTTATATCATCGATTGCTTGAAGAAGCGATCAATGTCTTGACGATTCCACGAATTTTCTGTTGCAGAAATGCGTAATCGGTTGCCAGTGTAAACCAGGTTTCGTAAGGAACAAGGAGAACAAGTGTGTGCTCACTCgcaattgttaaattttaacgaaatacaATCGGCAATCGATTTTTCTGGTTGAAAGATCAACGTAACGCTCGCAATAATTATGCACGGTAGAATGCTTCCTGCGTAATTTGTTGTATTATTACTTATCGTTAGTGGTACCCACTGAACAACTGCAACTATTGTACTGCTTATTTATGTTAAGCTTTGTTACATTTCCAATGAAATACACGTAAAGATatttacttcttcttcttcatctttatTAATCCcgtattcttctttttaacaCCAACGGAGTTtcaacgataaatttttatactcgAAAATATATGTCAGCTAAACAGTGCAAACGAttaatgaaaagaattttcaagAAGGAACATCGTGTTTATCATATTAGGTGAAATCGTAACTACAAACGTTTAAGTTATATTTAACTTGAAACAAGCAAATTCACGaatggtatttaattaaaatttaattaaaatttgaacttAAACTTTTCGTATTACCGAGGACAATTAACACACCgtgaacaaatatattttgttatatcacGTAGATCAACTGAATTGTTTATGTACGAACCTACTTCTTTGACTGTTCTACGTCTCTTAAAAAAATCTGGAATATTTCTCAGATACTTATCAATGTTGTTATTAACGCTTCCTCTACGCGTTACGCGGAGAACTCATTGAGAATATGTTAAACGAAAGTTCGGTTATCGACTGATTCATGGTCGATCGGTGTTTAGCACTCAGAACTCGGTTAACGTTGCTATAAGCTATAAAGGgttaaaaatagcaaaaatcACGTAACTTTCGGCCTAAAAGCTACGTCTCTTACCTAGCCAACGAAATCTATCGTCTGTTTGCGCATCAACGTTGCGATAGACACGTTCGCGAtgtatcgatgaaattttctttacataaaagataaaataaaaatcaaaatgtgCCACCTTTGCTTCTTTCTTCGCTGTTCCAATTgcaacttttttttaattttttcatgaaTCATCCAGCAAACTAATGCTCTTcacttttcaaagaaaaaaaaacctaAGCCGTTTGAcccaatttaaaaaaagttaatttcaaAGCGTTGGAAGCGACTGTATCCGCAAATAGCTCATctcctttcattttttccaaaaGGCCGTATTTGTAGCATGTAATCGAACCCAGAATCAAAACAATACCTACGATCTTATAATTAGCGGCGATGGAAACATTGCGCTCCGACTATAGTAAACACTTGTAATCACAGACTACAGTGGACGTTAGGAACGAAAGGGTCAAAAATAAAGATTGACTGACGCAATTCAGTGTCAACAGAAGCATCGAGATGTTAACCAAGAATAAAAAccgatatatacaaatatttgattacaCGCCTATACATACGTCGGATATCAGTCTTATCgccaattaatttctttaacgcTCGTAGATAGAGATTCCCacctattattttatttctctggaTAAAAGTCTTTTACGAAAGGTATCTTTACCAATACTTTGTACAATAACGTGATATCTAATAAGCAACCGTATCGATCATTCATAATCACGGACGCTATTGCAACCAAACGGAAAAATGTTTCgcgattacaaaattaaagaattaaacgTCGAtgttcgaatcgatcgatcaatgCCAAGcgatgttttatattttctaccttttcgTACTTTCGATATATTTCCACTCGAAAATTAAAGATACAAGGTTGAATCATCGCGATTCAGTCTATACGTCTAATTTGTTTTTAGTCTCTGATACGTACCGAATGACTCATCGATAATGTAGGTTCATTGATAACGCGTCACACACCTTGCGGTTAATCGAGCAAATGTTAGTTCATTCTCAAACAAAGCAGCCGCGAGGTTAGTCGATTTTAGCGGAATGGGTGAGTAAAGTCAAACAGTAGGTTATCGAGAAAGGCGATCGTTTATTTTCTCTCGTGGAAAGTTACACGACTTCTTTTTCGCTGCCAggcaataatttaataaatcaataaattatacgaCGCGTAAACCTCAACATTCGTCCGGCAACACGCATTCGTTCAGCGAATTCTTCAAGTATCCGTCTATGCATTGACAATCCGTCACGCATttctaaaagaaacaaacgaatTTTAATTCACCGTGGAATTACATACAAAATTTCTCCATAAGGAAACTTTTATGAAGACACTAACGCTGATACAGTTTGGTTGTTGGGGTATTCCACATCGAGGCTCGCACGCAGTACCGCAAAGTTTGAACACCTGGTTAGGTGGACAGATTATGCCAGCGTTGATCGCTAAGCGATTATAATAtggaattaagaaatttctttagaactaaaaaaattctattcgatCGTCAAATACTTACAGCTGACGTAAACAACGACGACGAATAAGAGAAGAACCATAACACGAGACATGTTTTATGCTTTTCCTCGACGGTAGTTCCAAATGTAAGGTAATCTTTCAAAGAAGCTTATTTATAGCAACACCTTCGTCCTTCGAAACTGATAAAACCGCTTATTATTCCCTTATCGCTTTTACTTTCGATTCGCCTCCTATAAATAATCACTCAAGATTGTACGTATACTCATCTAGAAAAATAATCTTGATCTgacgtaaaataatttaaaaaatatttgtcgagATCGCAAAACGAGCTTGATAAATTGACGTATCTATCGTTCGCGCGATCACGTAGTAAAAATTCAGAAGGATCGTGTAAAAAGATGCGTAGACGCGAGCAACGAGAACGAGATAAAAAGCAAGGCGTTAAAAAATTCCCTGATTATTCGGAACAGCGTATTCGCATCTCGATCTGCTAATCTCTTATCCACGATCTCCGTCTTGAAGCGTATTAAATCGTCGATCTTGCGTCTTCTAACGAGCAACCCATATTCAAAAGCGATTTATCGCATTAATGGACGAAAGAGTAGTCGGAAGATGTCGAGAACCATTCGATCGTCCGTGAACCATTCGAGCAAATCGGAAGAACATCGAGTTATCGAGGATAAGTCGACTGCGTGAGAGGTCGAACGGTTAATTGGCTGTTAATATATCGTCTGGAACGGGAAACTACGGCAACGACTGTATAACGAGCAAGTTCATTCTGACGCAGTGGCGTTTATCAAGGGGGCCGGATGGTAAATTATCGGGGTACAGGGGCGGCTAATGTTGCGTACAGTGGTCAGTGGCTGTGCAGCAGGCAGCTTGTCTATTCGCCGTGTACACAAACAGGCGGCGTTTAATCGCAATCGCATTGAATTCCCGCAAACGTGACTTTTCTCGCGTAACTAACGCCTCCGGCAAATAAGCTCTGGAATCGCCTCGATTACCGATTCCCCAGGTATAACCGGCCGCCCGTGAAAACACGCCGGTCCAATTAAAACTTGCTTACCCTTTGGAACAATCGAAAAGTCTTGCTTCGTTCAGCTCGTTACAACTTTTTAACAACTCAGCCGCTCCCTTGGCGTAAAATCGCAATCTCGCGATAAATAACTTTGATTAGTGATTAAGGAAAATCTTCTTAAACGTTTCGaatatcttgaatattttcgaaGCGCGAGACGTTGATTTTAACGAACGAGCAATTTCCATCAACGAGGAAACGCCGTCGAATCGCTCGATCCGCCTACATCGATCAGTAGACAGTAGGATGTtgattcaaatttatatttctacgaATACGACTAACGAATAGGACGTACGCAAAGGCTCGTTttctaaatattgtaaaaataattatactgcAGATATTTCGTGTGTTTCTGCTCGTTATATCAGGTCTGtaagtatgaaaccggaatttgccTATAGATGGCCCTAGCTGATAATGTAGTTATCACTAAACTGCGTCACTGATGCCAAAAGTCTTTGTTGACATctcacaaacattttcgacttacaacgatacaagtttcatacaaCAGCATAGTTTGTAATGGCGTTGAACATGTCGAATTTTGTGcctggaaactacgatttgcggacagcattgattttccgttaccatttgaagaaaactgccgcagaatcgcatcgaatgcttgtcgaagcttacGGCGAGCATGCTCTTGGCAAATCACAGTGCTTTGAGTGGTTTAAAAATTTCGGAAGTGGCAATTTTGATGCGAGGAACGAAGGACGTGGAAGGCCaccgaaaaagtttcaagacagCGAATTGCAAGCATCGTTGGATGAGGACGACGGTCAAACGCAACAACAACTCGCTGATCGATTAAACGTGACACGAGAAGCCGTCTCCATACGTTCGAAAGCCATGGGAAATATCCAGAAGGTGGGAAAATGGGTTGCACGTGAACCGAACGAAAGACAGCAGGAAAACCGAAAAACCACTTGCGAAATGCTGCTCGCAGAAAGTCATTTCTCCACCGAATTGTGTGCGTCCATTTTTCAGCGTATCTCGCGCATCTTTCAACTTTTCTTAGATGGTATTTTCTTCGGACTCGCTTTAGGGCAAACTGAACGTTCTGTCAGAAACGAACCGGCTTTACGAAACATCGGAACAAAGCGCAACTACTGATAAAACGCGATCGAAATCCGAAGAAGGACGAACGCGTTACATGTGTGATATAGTTTTAAACGGTATACTTGGATTTTACGTTTTGCATCTGGATCCAAACAGTTTCATCGGCACGAATTTCTCGAAACGTGTTTCGAGGACCCTCGGGACGAAGCGAAATCGTCGGACGAAGCAGCAGGAGAAGCGGTCGAGGGTGAATCGAAGGCAACCGAAATTCCTGCCATATTTCGCTGAAACCGAGTTTCCTTCCGGCTGGTTGATTCAATATGTTCCATCCGGGTAAAACGGAACTCCAGCCAGGCTATGGACAATACACTTTTCCGAATGAATCCCGTGGTTCCATGAACGCGAATGGAATATCTCGATCGACGATCCCGCGGAATGGAGCGGCCAAGATATAGCCAAATTCTGTTCCTTGTTCGACGAACGAGATTTCGAGATTaggaagataaagaaagatCATCGTgcgttttctatttcttcgcGTGTTCGTATCGAAGATGTTGAAACGCATTGAAAACGAGGGATACGATAATTTCTATTGGGAGGAATATTAGCGGCTCTTCCTAGTATAATCGATCGTTTGAACCTATTTCTAGTTACCAAATGTCTAGTCTTTTATTTACGTTACAAGTCATTTTCtcaaaattggaattttaccGACTGTAACTCGAGTTAGCAGCGATTCACGACTGTCCTCCATTTAAGCATCCTGATGATGCTCGATTATTAACGCTATTGAGCATGTTTATCGGGCAATCGTTAATCAACGATCGATTAGCTAATGATAAATAAAGGAGAAGAGATTAAGATTAGGAGAAAAAGGATATATcattggaaatttgaaaaatattcatagcgCTGCTTCTATTGCGAGATTTAGTCTCGCGATATAAAGGATCCTTGTCTCAAACGGTCCATTTACGGTCGAAAATTTAGTGCACCGGCAGCACATAAAATCTCAACGAACGAGGCTCTGGCGCGATGAGATTTATGGAAATTGAACATCTCTATAGCAGAGTTGTTACAAATCTTTCGCTGGATCATCGTCTATTTCGCGTCTAGACATCCTTCTCGCCAAAAATGTAACGTTTCTTAGGCACTGAATGGTAAGTATcaaactttgttttatttcgttttacgcGTGAATTTCGTCCATAACGTTGATTAACGAATAAACGATCGACGAATATTACAGTTGATAAATAATCGGTGAAAATTTACGCAATGATAAAACACAGGTGCTCGAGCaaaaacgatataacgaatTAGAAAATAAGCGATTAGGTAGAAGAGCATTTGTCTAATTACATGTAGCGTACCACTGTCGGTAAAAGGTACACGCCTTATCGAATACGACTCGGTGTACGACTGTGTTAGGCTGGTTGCCAGTCGCCAGGAACTTTCCCGACGCTTTACTTCTTGTTTAACTTTTACTCGTACCATACGTCTCAAAGTAATTTTTAGGAAAATATTTGgattgttgtaattttttactacGTTACAAACTGTACTATTATATCGTCGCATTCGCCgttaaaatagattttaaaaGCGAAAGGAACCGATATTAGCAAAAGAGAATAAAGTACAAATACGTGATCCCAACTCGTTATCTACCGAAATAATCGATACGAGCAAATAACACCTAAATGTAAACATCGTGGTCCAGATTACACGACTTGTGTCACGaagcaataaattttttaatagactCGAATAAACGATAAGATAACCTCGCGCATTAACGGTATTAATACATGAATCCGTGCAATATCGACAAGTTAATTCCGTGCAAGAAGCAAAAACCgataaaggaaaatagaaagcagcttaaggaaatatttataccaataaaatttttaacaatcaTTGATTACCACCTGTGACTAATTAGCTATTCCCGAGACTAGACGGATCAAAGGAgaattaaacgtaaaatttAGCGGAGAAAGAGGCGGAGGTCGTTAGGTAGATGGCTACcattaaatttcgtaataaaactGGACCGTGGTTCGGGTCGCAGAACCGGCGATTTATATCTCAATTAAAACGCGGCCGTAAAATAGCGTTTTCTTTGAATCATCAATCGAACCTCCTAGCTTTCTCGAACTTTCGCCTCGAACACTGTGAAACGTATTCCAGTTAGCGAATGTCTATTCGCGTTAACGCTCCAATAAGATCATCGTGAAATCCGTGAATCGACCTAGCTGTTAGGGGTCGCTTTATCGTTTGGTCGGTGCGCTTCGATTACCTGCCAGTGTTCTTCGAGCAAACGCGACGATTATCGTCGACGAGACCCCAGACTGATTGCACGAAAAAAGGCCACGATCGGCTTGTACTTTGTAGATTCTATCTGTCTCTAATCCGATTCAGAAATCTCCATGGACGTGTTACTTCTCAAGAGAATTACTTTGAAAGAGATCCATCGACGTTTATAAACATAGTCTTCTTACTAGTCCGCGAATGTTCATACatttacagaaaattaaaatgtctaaGGACACACGCGCAATGTGAAAAAACACGCAAagtattgaaaataatgtatacTTGTCAGGATGCTTAGAGAAGGAAATAAGTATCTGTTGCTCgtattaataaaagtataaatttgcataaacatgtACGGTTTACTCGTTGCTCTTGTATCGCACGGTACGTAGAGAAGAAATTCTCGAACTACGTTTAGTCGAAGGCCAAAAAAACAACCCTCTAGCCAATACTCTAAATGGCCATTTTCCACGACTTTTCGTTCACTCTGCTCTGATCGTCGTTTAATCGTTCCCTATCCGTGATCGATCCCCAATCCCCATTCCGGAGAAGGAGACGGTGTCCATGGCGTCGCGGGACAGATTCCTTTCCATTACGAAGATTGCGCTTGTTCTGCGCGAAAGTAACATAGCAAATGTAGTAAAACCTCGACGAACACGGTCGATCAAGAAGATTACGTTTCCGA containing:
- the LOC132912110 gene encoding uncharacterized protein LOC132912110 isoform X2 — its product is MDLITTTFATLTLYLILAPDRIFIATDENTESEPTKCGQNEEYTTCDLCAKNCENPFREICSSKSCIKACKCKSGYYKDSGGVCVSIIACIVDSIRNRIPRVTERSDSSSTNTS
- the LOC132912110 gene encoding uncharacterized protein LOC132912110 isoform X3, with the protein product MDLITTTFATLTLYLIQEPTKCGQNEEYTTCDLCAKNCENPFREICSSKSCIKACKCKSGYYKDSGGVCVSIIACIVDSIRNRIPRVTERSDSSSTNTS
- the LOC132912112 gene encoding chymotrypsin inhibitor-like gives rise to the protein MTRAVVLLLLVVAVAYSSAYPQGSEVNQECGPNEEFNSCGSACVDTCEKPASPICTMKCVIGCQCKPGFVRNKENKCVLTRNC
- the LOC132911783 gene encoding chymotrypsin inhibitor-like gives rise to the protein MSRVMVLLLFVVVVYVSSINAGIICPPNQVFKLCGTACEPRCGIPQQPNCISKCVTDCQCIDGYLKNSLNECVLPDEC
- the LOC132912110 gene encoding uncharacterized protein LOC132912110 isoform X1, with protein sequence MDLITTTFATLTLYLILAPDRIFIATDENTESEEPTKCGQNEEYTTCDLCAKNCENPFREICSSKSCIKACKCKSGYYKDSGGVCVSIIACIVDSIRNRIPRVTERSDSSSTNTS